The nucleotide sequence AGGGGCATGGAGGATGTGGAGCTCTCCCCAACTCCTGGACATATTGTCTCAAGGCGTCCTACTGTAGCTGCAGTGACGTGAGCGTGTCCTCTATAGAGTATCCGACATGGAATGGATGATAAGGGTCGGATACTGGCATAACATGGGGTGATGACCATAGAAATGGCTCACCCATCAGGGCTGAAGTTGGATGTGTAGTGTGTGGTGTAATGCAACCTGTGAAGTGGTATGGGGAAACTGAGACATGAAAGGAGCAGTAGATGACACGGGTGGAGCATAATCAGGATAAGGGAGTTGTGGTAAGAACTGACTATCCCCTGACATAAATGGAGTGTGGCCGAAAGGCTGACTCGACGATCCCTCCCCAGGTTGGGGCGGAGGAATGTCCTGAAGGAAAGTGATCGGAAGGTCGGTACGATGGGCATCAGATGTGGGTGGAGGAAATACCGGAATATCAAGGGGTGCAGAAATAGGTACGGTAGGGGGAGTGACTGGGACTACATACGAAGGGTAGTCATCCTCCACAATCCACCCATTGCTGGTGTTAGCGTATCTCGGGTCAATGTGGGTAGCAAACGGTGCAAGGTCATCAAAGATAGCCATGGGATCGGGTATGGGTGCTACATCTGGAATCTCAACGGCTGGTGGTGCAACAACGGGCGCATCAATGACAGGAACAGGGTCAAGGGCAAGAATGGGCTTTGAAACGACTGGAGCGGGCTGATGATCAGCAGGCATaacaggaatctgatcatctggGAGAACAGGAGCCTCAGCAGGCTGCTCCAACTCCATCTCCTCATCACCGTCAACATGAGGAATGTAACCGAATCCCGACGGTGGGACAAAGGAAGCTATCGACTCAAAAGAACCAGAGGTAGACGAATCAGAATGAACCTCCATATCAGGAAGTTCAACAACAAGCGGAACACCGTCCTCTACCGGGGCCCCACCATCCTGGTctccctccgggggaccctcgaTGAGTAGGTCGATGTCACCATCGGGTAACGCGTCGAGAGGTTGTTCCTCAAAGGGAACTGCAGCGAAGGGGAGAGGGGCAGGGATTGGAACAAGGGGTGGGTCCACTCCTGGTGGGCCATCAGCTAGGGGTGCGTCGTCTCCAAAGATCGGTAGGGCAAAAGGCTGAAAATCGTCTTCATCGGTGCTCGTGGTGTCTGAGGTG is from Helianthus annuus cultivar XRQ/B chromosome 9, HanXRQr2.0-SUNRISE, whole genome shotgun sequence and encodes:
- the LOC110875376 gene encoding vegetative cell wall protein gp1-like, producing the protein MASSGSGVSNASDPMAFTSADEMATDSGVYTSDTTSTDEDDFQPFALPIFGDDAPLADGPPGVDPPLVPIPAPLPFAAVPFEEQPLDALPDGDIDLLIEGPPEGDQDGGAPVEDGVPLVVELPDMEVHSDSSTSGSFESIASFVPPSGFGYIPHVDGDEEMELEQPAEAPVLPDDQIPVMPADHQPAPVVSKPILALDPVPVIDAPVVAPPAVEIPDVAPIPDPMAIFDDLAPFATHIDPRYANTSNGWIVEDDYPSYVVPVTPPTVPISAPLDIPVFPPPTSDAHRTDLPITFLQDIPPPQPGEGSSSQPFGHTPFMSGDSQFLPQLPYPDYAPPVSSTAPFMSQFPHTTSQVALHHTLHIQLQP